A window of Diabrotica virgifera virgifera chromosome 9, PGI_DIABVI_V3a contains these coding sequences:
- the LOC126891354 gene encoding 52 kDa repressor of the inhibitor of the protein kinase-like codes for MDKFIIKKPRLDIESEGESRSINVATCSNDFSNPSTSQATTTSCSSFQGCLKTQVEVEGLVFAKNDIGHFVGVSNISDADKITLLRRVWERLPSHKFCIEIIGSKKRTFQVKWLQRFPWLAYSDKLKGAFCKLCVVFCPSAVGSGYHESPENLVKKAFPKRAKILRDVLEERGKANSGLHRYCETRWVERHDAVIVLAECFECIISALEVVIENHKNDAAIEAASLHTSLCKFKFIITLTIMSKMLSVTLTTSKYLQKETLELGAALEKISLTEKTFSNMRTDDEFSKVFNMAQELANKLEIPVMVPRIVGTQRFRSNIESRTPEEFYRRTVYIPYIDEIMTSLKDRFLSHKDILRGLDNFVPANSVKKQYEDLRPALEFYKDDLRSSNNFILEAEYNLWKTHWQTFAADKLPKSALDTLRNMDWDMFPNIKILLTILAVIPVTTSSVERSFSTLKRLKNYLRNSTGEERLTMLTLLTVHRDIPVNIEDVINEFNSSTTRRLSLS; via the exons atggacaaatttattataaagaaACCTCGTCTGGATATTGAGAGTGAGGGGGAATCTAGATCGATAAAC GTTGCAacatgttcaaatgatttttccaATCCATCTACTTCTCAGGCCACTACCACCAGCTGTTCCAGTTTCCAAGGATGTTTAAAGACTCAAGTCGAAGTTGAAGGATTGGTATTTGCAAAAAATGATATTGGGCATTTTGTTGGAGTATCAAACATAAGTGATGCAGATAAGATAACTTTATTACGAAGAGTATGGGAACGTTTGCCTTCCCACAAGTTCTGTATTGAAATTATTGGGTCAAAGAAACGCACTTTCCAAGTTAAATGGCTGCAGAGATTTCCTTGGTTGGCCTACTCTGATAAGCTGAAAGGTGCATTTTGTAAATTATGTGTAGTATTTTGTCCATCAGCAGTTGGTAGTGGATATCATGAGTCTCCGGAAAACTTAGTAAAAAAAGCTTTCC CAAAGCGAGCTAAGATTCTAAGAGATGTGTTAGAAGAAAGAGGGAAAGCCAATAGTGGTCTCCATAGATATTGCGAAACTAGATGGGTGGAAAGGCATGACGCAGTTATTGTTTTAGCTGAATGCTTTGAATGCATTATTTCTGCACTGGAGGTTGTCATCGAAAACCATAAAAATGATGCAGCTATCGAAGCTGCTAGTCTACATACAAGCTTATGTAAATTCAAATTTATAATAACGTTGACTATAATGTCAAAAATGTTATCTGTAACATTAACTACATCcaaatatttacaaaaggaaactcTTGAGTTAGGTGCAGCGTTAGAAAAAATCAGCTTGACGGAAAAAACTTTTTCTAACATGAGGACAGATGACGAGTTTTCAAAAGTTTTCAACATGGCTCAAGAATTAGCAAACAAATTAGAAATTCCTGTGATGGTTCCGAGGATAGTTGGAACACAAAGATTTCGGTCAAATATCGAATCACGAACTCCAGAAGAGTTTTATCGTCGTACGGTATACATTCCTTACATAGATGAAATAATGACATCCCTAAAAGACAGATTTTTAAGTCACAAGGATATATTAAGAGGGCTTGATAATTTTGTGCCCGCTAACTCTGTCAAAAAACAATATGAGGACCTAAGACCTGCATTAGAGTTTTACAAAGATGATCTGCGGAGTTCAAACAATTTCATTCTGGAAGCGGAGTACAATCTATGGAAAACTCACTGGCAGACATTTGCAGCAGATAAGTTACCCAAAAGTGCGCTAGATACCCTTAGAAACATGGACTGGGACATGTTTcctaatattaaaattttattaaccaTTCTCGCCGTAATCCCAGTTACAACAAGTTCAGTAGAACGATCATTTTCAACGTTGAAGAGGCTGAAAAACTACCTCCGGAATTCTACTGGGGAAGAAAGATTAACAATGTTAACACTACTAACCGTCCACCGAGATATACCAGTAAATATAGAGGATGTCATCAACGAGTTCAACAGTTCAACAACCAGAAGATTAAGTCTTTCGTGA